The Apodemus sylvaticus chromosome 17, mApoSyl1.1, whole genome shotgun sequence genome contains a region encoding:
- the LOC127667561 gene encoding apolipoprotein L2-like, with translation MGTPDGERFVETGVNCLLDMRSTEDVQLLLTEEETWKQFVAGVDLSREEEATLREAPAKIFADPDGENEDEFLRDENERKEEDALSEALGEIVADTDSEDEVELQDALWHKESFLDAYSQVKLELEGCIRKLRTLADKVDKVHRDCTISQVVAGSSSAVSGILTILGLSLAPVTAGVSLALSATGLGLGAAAAVTSVSTSIVEKVNVASAKAEASKLVSTNKDTMEDSKDVLDESGPRLVSLSKNSFTNLKNIKNNIDAIKLTKANPRLANNAKRLMTTGKISARNSKQVQKAFRGTPLAMTKGARIMGAATAGLFLLLDVVSLVQDSKHLHEGAKSECAAELRKQAQDLEQKLEKLKQIHDILIQ, from the exons ATGGGCACTCCAG ATGGGGAACGCTTCGTTGAGACTGGGGTTAACTGCCTCTTGGACATGAGGAGCACAGAGGACGTGCAGCTCCTGCTGACAGAAGAGGAAACCTGGAAACAGTTTGTGGCAGGAGTTGATTTGTCCAG GGAGGAGGAAGCTACCTTGCGAGAAGCTCCTGCTAAGATCTTTGCAGATCCTGATGGAGAAAATGAAGATGAGTTCCTGCGGGATGAGAATGAGAG GAAAGAGGAAGATGCCTTGAGCGAAGCCCTTGGTGAGATTGTAGCTGACACTGACTCAGAAGATGAAGTCGAGCTCCAAGATGCCCTGTGGCACAAGGAGAGTTTCTTGGATGCTTATTCTCAGGTGAAACTGGAGCTGGAGGGCTGCATCAGGAAGCTCCGCACCCTGGCAGACAAGGTTGACAAGGTGCACAGGGACTGCACCATCTCACAGGTGGTGGCCGGCTCCAGCAGCGCTGTGTCTGGAATCCTGACAATCCTTGGTCTGTCTCTGGCACCTGTGACAGCAGGGGTCAGTCTGGCACTGTCAGCCACTGGCTTGGGGCtgggggcagcagcagctgtgactaGTGTTTCCACCAGTATTGTGGAAAAGGTAAATGTGGCATCTGCTAAAGCTGAAGCCAGCAAGCTGGTGTCAACCAACAAAGACACAATGGAGGACAGTAAAGACGTTTTGGATGAGAGTGGCCCCAgacttgtttccttatccaagaATTCCTTCACGAACCTAAAAAACATCAAGAATAACATTGATGCCATCAAGCTGACCAAAGCCAACCCTCGCCTAGCAAACAATGCCAAGCGTCTCATGACCACAGGGAAGATATCTGCCAGAAACTCTAAACAGGTGCAGAAAGCCTTCAGAGGTACCCCTCTGGCAATGACCAAAGGAGCCCGGATCATGGGTGCAGCCACCGCAGGTTTATTCCTCCTGCTGGATGTTGTCAGCCTTGTGCAAGACTCGAAGCATTTGCATGAGGGTGCTAAGTCAGAGTGTGCTGCAGAGCTGCGGAAGCAAGCTCAGGACCTGGAGCAGAAGCTGGAGAAGCTCAAACAGATCCATGACATCCTGATTCAGTGA